The following are encoded in a window of Caretta caretta isolate rCarCar2 chromosome 19, rCarCar1.hap1, whole genome shotgun sequence genomic DNA:
- the LOC125624688 gene encoding LOW QUALITY PROTEIN: gap junction beta-4 protein-like (The sequence of the model RefSeq protein was modified relative to this genomic sequence to represent the inferred CDS: substituted 1 base at 1 genomic stop codon) — MNWSWLQELLSGVNKYSTAFGRVWLSVVVIFHFLVYVMAAEQVWSDDQRDFECNTRQPGCSNVCYDHFFPVSHIRLWALQLILVICPSLLVVMLVAYQEAKXRKHREVEGENCCQLYPDPGKKRGGLWWTYLLSLIFKVAVDVTFLCIFHRLYANFNLPRVGRCTVAPCPNTVDFFIARPTEKKLFTYFMLATAILCILLNLCEMTCLVAKRCWELATRRQDRELLSKPIGWHHCAQQNQSLSTSSSEQAPFRSVPLHSGEGAASEGRRGSYIISWHSQSLAQTPSTSANFSPASFPADSPTK; from the coding sequence ATGAATTGGTCCTGGCTCCAGGAGCTCCTGAGCGGGGTGAACAAGTACTCCACGGCCTTCGGGCGCGTCTGGCTCTCCGTGGTCGTCATCTTCCACTTCCTGGTCTACGTGATGGCTGCGGAGCAGGTGTGGAGCGACGATCAGAGGGACTTTGAGTGCAACACGCGCCAGCCCGGCTGCTCCAACGTCTGTTATGACCACTTCTTCCCCGTCTCCCACATCCGCCTCTGGGCCCTGCAGCTCATCTTGGTcatctgcccctccctgctggtGGTCATGCTTGTGGCCTACCAGGAGGCCAAGTAGAGGAAGCAcagggaggtggagggagagaacTGCTGCCAGCTCTACCCTGACCCCGGCAAGAAGCGGGGAGGACTGTGGTGGACCTACCTGCTCAGTCTCATCTTCAAAGTTGCTGTGGATGTGACTTTCCTTTGCATCTTCCACCGGCTCTATGCCAATTTTAACCTGCCCCGCGTGGGGCGGTGCACCGTGGCCCCCTGCCCCAACACGGTCGACTTCTTCATCGCCAGGCCCACCGAGAAGAAACTCTTCACCTACTTCATGCTGGCCACCGCCATCCTGTGCATCCTTCTCAATCTCTGCGAGATGACCTGCCTGGTCGCCAAGCGGTGCTGGGAGCTCGCCACCCGGCGCCAGGACAGGGAGCTGCTGAGCAAGCCCATAGGCTGGCATCACTGTGCACAGCAGAACCAGAGTCTTAGTACATCGTCCTCAGAGCAGGCTCCATTCAGGTCTGTCCCTTTACATAGCGGGGAGGGTGCTGCTAGTGAAGGGAGAAGAGGGTCCTACATCATCTCCTGGCATTCACAATCCCTTGCACAGACTCCATCAACCAGTGCAAACTTCTCACCAGCTTCATTCCCTGCAGACTCACCAACAAAGTAA